The sequence CTTCGGAAGAAAACCAAGCTCACGCCTTAACGCCGCAAGAAATTCCGTTTTATTCATCATCTATCACTCCCTCAAATATATTTGTTATAGTCGCTTTGTAGTTCTGCCATTCGTCACGGTACATATCAAGCTGTTTCCGACCTCTGTCTGTTATCTTGTAATAACGCCTGTTTCGTCCGGAATACTCTTTGTCATAAATTTCGAGACAATCGTCCTTTTGCAATCTGCGGAGAACAGGATATAAAGTAGATTCCGATACATCAAGTTCGTTTTTTAAAACTCTTGTTATTTCATATCCGTAAGTGTCCTCTTTTTTCACTATCGCAAGTACGAGTGCGTCAAGCAGTGCCGCATTAATATTAAATATCATATATTCACCGCCTTTTATTGTTTTATTTATAATATGTTTTAATTTAATAATATTATATATCGTATAATATTATTTGTCAATAGTATATTATTTTTTTATTTATATATTGCAAACTTATTGAAAATTAGATATAATAGAAGTGTAAAATAAAAGAAAGAAGGTAAATTTCAAATGAAAATTGCTTTAATTAACGAAAACAGCCAAGCTGCAAAGAATGGCGTTATTGTTGAAACACTAAAGAAAGTTGTTGAACCTCTTGGACACGAAGTATTTAACTACGGTATGTACTCAGCTGACGATGCAGAACAACTTACATATGTACAAATCGGTATTCTTGCCGCAATACTTCTAAACTCAGGTGCGGCTGACCTTGTTATCACAGGTTGTGGTACAGGCGAAGGTGCTTGCCTTGCTTGTAACGCATTCCCAGGTGTACTTTGCGGTCACGTTGTAGATCCGACAGACGCTTATCAGTTTACACAGGTTAATAACGGTAACTGTATCGCAATGCCTTTCGCAAAAGGCTGGGGTTGGGGTGCTGAGCTTAACCTACAATATGTGTTTGAAAAACTGTTCGTTGAAGAATGGGGCGGCGGTTATCCTAAAGAAAGAGCAGTTCCTGAACAGAGAAATGCTAAAATTCTTAACGAAGTTAAAAAGGTTACTCACAGAGATCTTCTTGATATTCTTCCTAACCTTGATCAAGAACTTGTTAAGGGTGCTGTTGCAGGTAAGCAATTCAAAGACTTGTTCTTCGCTAACTGCAAGTGCGATAAGATTGCCGAATACGTTAAGACAATCGTTGATTAATTTTGCTTTGAAACAGGTGTGCAACGCATACCTGTTTTTTTGTTTGCGGATTTTTATATTGCCACCACTCCGTCACTTCGTGACACCTCTCCTCAAGGAGAGGCTTTCAAAAGGCTCCCATCGAGGGGAGCTGTCAACGCAGTTGACTGTGGGGTGGCTCCACTATTTTTTCGGTTATCTCGCTCAACGGGCGACCAATGGTCGCCCCTACATATTTTCTTCATACTGTCTAAAATAATACACATATAGCTTCGTAAGCAAGGGCGGTCATTGGCCGCCCTTAAACTCACTTCGTACGGAACATCAAGGTGCTGTCCCCTGCTTTCAACTTTACCACACCAAAATACATACAAAAAAGCGGTCGTTTCCGACCGCTTAAATCACTTTGACAACCTATCAAATTCTTTAAAATAATCTCTCGTTTCTTTCGCGACAACACCGCTAAGTGCGATAAGTGCGATTACATTTGGTATCGCCATAAGTCCGTTGAAAATATCTGCAATAGTCCAAACAGCCGCAACAGTAAGGTACGGACCGATGAACACTGCAAGTACATATATCCATCTATAAACCTTAACAACAGTTTTATTTCTGTTTGATAGGTATTCAAGACAACGTTCGCTGTAATAGTCCCAACCAAGAATTGTTGTAAATGCAAAGAATGCAAGACAAATCATAAGAACAAATGATGACACAACCGATGGGAACGGAAGACCGCTTTGGAATGCGACTGTCGTTATCGCAACACCCTTTAAGTCAGGATTTGCCCAAGAACCTGCAATTACGATTGCAAGACCTGTCATTGTACAAATAACGATAGTATCAATAAATGTACCTGTCATTGAAACAAGACCTTGACGAACTGTATCCTTAGTTTTTGCCGCAGCTGCCGCAATCGGAGCAGAACCAAGACCTGCCTCGTTCGAGAATATACCTCTTGCAACACCGTTTTGCATTGCAGCCATCATTGCACCAAGTACACCTCCGGCAACCGCTCTGATTCCCTGTATGCCGTCACCGTATCCAAACGCACCTTGAACAATTTGCACAATCGCATCAGGAATTTTTGTAACATTGCAAAGTAACAACAACACAGCAAATACAACATAAAGCACTGCCATAAACGGTACAACAACTTGTGATACATTAGCAATTCTCTTGATACCGCCAATAATAACAAGTGCCGTGCATACCGTTACAATAAGACCGGCAATTACAACTACCCAAGAAATATCTCTGCCGAACAAATGAATTGCCCAGCTTGTATTCGGGTCAAAGAAATTAGTAACCGCACTTGCGATACCGTTTACCTGTGTAAAAGTACCTATACCCATAAGACCTACACAAACACCGAAAAACGCAAAAATCTTTGCAAGCCACTTCCACTTTTTACCCATACCGTTTTCTATGTAATAGAAAGGTCCGCCGAGAACGTGACCTTCTTCATCTATAGTACGATACTTAATAGCCAAGAAACCCTCGGTATACTTTGTAGCCATTCCGAAAAATGCCGCTACAATCATCCAGAACAACGCACCCGGGCCGCCTGCCGCAAGAGCAGTTGCAACACCGACAATATTACCTGTTCCGATAGTCGCCGAAAGTGCCGTACACAAAGCACCGAAACTCGTAACTTCGCCCTCTCCGCCTTCTTCGTTTTTAACCATAAACTTCAAAGCCTTACCAAGGTGTCTTACCTGCAATCCTCTTACTCTGATTGTAAGATAAATACCTGTAAGAATTATCAATACAATAAGCGGAACTCCCCATACAAATCCGTCGATTTTATTTAAAATCTCGCCGAACGTCTTAAAACCTTCACCTGTCATTTTCCTTATCAATCCTTCCTTTTTACAAAAATACAATAAAATTTTATCACATATCGCAAAGATTGTCAATTAACGATATTTCCAAAACATTCAAACACATTTTATGCAACTTTAACGTAATAAAGTGCAAAACAAAAACAGTATCTTTGAGGAAAGATACTGTTTTTAAATCATTTCTATGAAAAACTGTCCGAAAGACAATTATTCATACGGGTCTTGGACCGTATTAGTTGTTTTGTTTTGCGAAACATTCACTGCAATATACAGGCTTGTCGTTTCTCGGTTCAAAAGGAACTTTGTCAACCTTACCGCAAGATGCACAAACTATTTCATACATCTCCTTGTTTTGACGCATACTGTTCTTTCTTGCCTGACGACATTCCTTACAACGCTGAGGTTCATTTTCAAAACCCTTTTCAGCGTAAAATTCCTGTTCTCCGGCTGAGAATGTAAATTCCTTACCGCAATCCTTACATACTAATGTCTTGTCTTCGTACATTGTTTTTACCTCACTTTGGTTATTTGTTTGTTTTCTGCCTTCAATAAATCCCCTCGTTGCCCTCACGCAAAGTGCTTTCAAGTTTTTTCTTAATACGTTGGACGGCATTGTCAACCGCTTTCGTATCTTTTCCCAACTTTTCCGCAATTTCCTGATAGGAAAGCCCCTCAAGATAATATACAAGCACTTCTGTTTCAAGCTTGCTGAGTACTTTATTGATTTTATACTCCATACCATCCATATTCTCTCGATCAATCAATATGGCCTCAGGGTCTTGAAGCTCACTGAACGCTATGATGTCAAGCAAGGTTGTATCGCTGTCATCGTCATAAGTATTCTTATCAAGTGATACATAAGAATTTAAGGGAAGGTGTTTTTTTCTCGATGCCGCTTTAACGGCAGTTATAATGTGCCTTGTCACGCATACTCCCGCAAAGACTTTAAAAAACGGAAATCTGTCGCCGTCAAAATCCATAACGGCTTTGTACAGTCCTATAAGTCCCTCCTGAATAATATCGTCATCATCGGCACCGGCAAGAAAATAAGGTTTTGATTTTGCATAAACAAGATTTTTATATCTCGACAATATCGCCTCCAAAGCTTCGTTATCACCGTTTTGAGCGGCTTTAACAAGTTCTTCGTCCGATAACGTCTTTAGATTTTTTCTTTCCGTTTCCAATACCGTCACCTATTCTTCCCTCTGATATAAGTACAAACCGTAGTATATCATTTTAATTCCAAAAAGTCAAGGAATATTTGTAAAACCTGCAAAAATATTTTATTTCTAATTTATAATTATACAACACTTTTCACAATGCGACATTTTATTTCAAAAGTGAGCAAAAAAATGACTGCCGATAAACCGACAGTCATTTTCGTTAGCAGTACATATCCTTGTATGCCGCAATACAATTCTTAATAACTTCTTTTGCCTCGTCCGGACCAAGCACCTCATTTACAACAGTTTCCTTACCCTCAAGAGATTTATACACTCTGAAGAAGTGAGAAATTTCACTGAAAGTATGTTGAGGTAATTGGTTAATATCCTTAAATTCCGCATATGACGGGTCATTAAACGGAATTGCAATTATCTTTTCATCGACTTGGTCATCATCAATCATTTTCATAACACCAATCGGATAACATTCAACAAGCGTCATCGGAACTATTGATTCCTGACAAAGTACAAGAACGTCAAGCGGGTCATTATCCGCCGCATACGTTCTCGGAATAAATCCGTAGTTTGCAGGATAGTGAGTTGATGTGTAAAGTACGCGGTCAAGGCGCAAAAGTCCTGTTTCCTTATCCATTTCATACTTGTTTTTAACGCCTTTCGGAATTTCGATTACTGCCATAAATTTTTCAGGTGAAATTCTTCTTGGGTTAATATCGTGCCAAATGTTAGACATACCTTATCTCTCCTTTTTATCATTTTTTAGACTGTATTATAACAGTTTTTGTTTCTTGGTCCCATTCAACGGTACAATCAAGCGATTCGCTTACCGCTCTTAAAGGTACCATTGTTTTATCATTCATAAGTTGCGCAGGCTCGTTAAGTTCCGGTTGTTTTTCGCCGTTCACATAAAATTCCTTGCTGTTTATTGTCATTGTTATAGTTTTATCTGCCGTTTTTGCAATAATTTGTTGCACACCGTTTTCATCAACCCATTCAACTTCTGCATTCAATGCCTCGAAAATCGTACGCATAGGCACAAGTGTAGAGTCATTTTTTATAACAGGGTCTTGCGTCGGGAACTGCAAAGTCTGACCGTCAAGAACTACAGTCACAATATCAGGCTTTTTGCTAAGCTCGCTCAAACTGCTGTAATCTTCAAACAGCACAACAGGCTTTTCGTCAAATCTTACACCCTTTGCACGAATATAACTTTTCTGACTTGCATTGCTTTCAATATGAGAAATTCTGAAATCATCTTGATCCTTTAAATTATCTCTGTTTGAAATTTGATTTTGAGTTAAATTATCCGTATTGTTTTTATCGTCACCAAACCACATTCTGTCATATGACGCAACGAATGCATCCGGAATATTGCTTTCTGTCAAAGCCGCTCTTGCCGCCGCAACCGAATCCTTATAATTATCAGGATTCATAACAGTCTGCAATCCCTCACCCAACGTATATGAATAATATGTTTTACCGTTTGCCCAAACATTTTCTTCACGGCCGTCCTCATTTACAGTCTTTTCGATTTTTACTTTCGGCTGTAATTCGTCCGTATCGGGATCAAGCATATACATTTGAAGAAGATATGTCGTATCGACACTGCTGAACGTTTCAACACCTATATATTTCTTATTTCCGACAGGGATAGTAAAAACGTTTGCATAAGAATTACCGTAATTTGCAATTAAATCGGTATCTATCGAGCCAAGGAACGTAACACCGTTTTCGCTGCCTTGATAAACCGATACACCGCTGCTTTCAACAGTAATAAGTTCATTGTCAAAGTCCATATCTATATCATCGTAAAATGCAGAGATAAGTCCCGAAAAATAATTATTTACATTGTCATATTCATTTTCGTGACCGGCAAATGACGCCGCAAAATCACAATAACCGACCTGAGGGCCAATCACTGTCGAAATAAACTTATTATAAGCATATATGTTATCTTTTGCAAATGCACTTGTGCCTAAAAGCATTGCACCTGCAAGTACCGCACTGACCGTTTTTTTTAATTTCATAATTAAACTACCCCTTCTTCGGGACATTTATCACAATCCCGACTTTAAATCTTTTATTTTTGCACGAAGATTATTAATTCTTTCTTCTACACTCTCACCGGTTGCAATAGACTTAACGATTGCACTGCCGACAATAGCACCGTCGAAATATTTTGTAAGTTCCTTAACCTGCCTGCCGTTTGAAACACCAAATCCCACGCAAGCCGGAACGTCAGTATATTTCTTTATCGTTCCCACAAATTCATCAAAATTTGTGACAAATGATGATTTCTCACCCGTAACGCCGAGTGAAGAAATACAATACAAAAATCCTTTTGCGTCTTTCGCAATATTTTTAATTCTGTCTTTTGAAGTCGGTGATACAAGGCTTATCTGATATACACCGTATTTTTCGGTATATTCCTTGATTTCATCACTTTCTTCATAAGGCAAATCGGGAATAATAAGTCCGTCGACGCCTGTTTCCTGACAACGTTTAAAGAATTTTTCAATTCCGTATTGTACCATTACATTATAGTAAAGCAAAAATACCATAGGTACTTCCACATTATTTCTGATTTTTCGGACAAGTTCAAACACCTTGAAAATATCCACACCTTGCGCCAAAGCTCTTTCATCGGCACGCTGAATTACAGGACCGTCCGCCGCAGGATCCGAAAAAGGTACGCCCAATTCAATAAGGTCAACGCCCTCCTCCTGCATTGTGTATATAGCCTTTTCACTCACTTCCATATTAGGGTCGCCTACCGTCAAAAATGTAATAAGTGCCTTTCTGCCATCTGCTTTCACCTTAGCAAATCTCTCGTCTATTCTATTCATTCTCATAACTCCTCACTGTCTCTATAAATTTCTTTATCTTCTGTTCATCTTTAAAACCGTCCGTTTCAACCGAAGAAGAAATATCCACTCCGACAGGCTTAAAAATATTAATACCCTCTATAACATTTTCGGTTTTAATTCCTCCGGCAAGCATAATCGGCTTATCGGTCTTTATACTACCGCTGCCGTGCCAGTCAAAAGTTTGACCGCTGCCACCGTACTCTTTATCAGTATACTTGTCTAAAAGCAGTCTGTCAACCCCTTTTACATCATAAATATCTTCTCCGTCACGCACTCTTACGGCTTTCCAAATTTCACATTTGCAGTCAAGGTTTGAAATATACTCATCGTTTTCATCTCCGTGAAGCTGAACAACGTCAAGCTTTGCTGCCTGTACCGCCTCATTTATCTTTTCATACGTTGCATTGACGAACACACCGACTTTTTTTATATCCTTATCAAGATTTTTCGTGATTTCAGCAACCGTTTCGGGTGTGACTTCACGTTTGCTCTTTGCGAATATAAAACCAATGTAATCGGGTTTGTACTTATTAATTATATCTATATCTTCCTTACGGCGAATACCGCATATTTTAATTTCCATATCTCAAATTATCAACAGCTTTTTTTATATCCTTTTCACGCATAAACGCCTCACCGATAAGTGCAGCATCAAACTTTAATCCTCTCAGATATTCAAAGTCACTGTGTTTCCTTATCGCACTTTCCGCAACCTTTACTTTACCGTCGGGTATCAGCGGTAAAAGTCTTTCGCACGTAGTTATATCCTCGTCAAACGTCTGAAGATTTCTGTTGTTTACACCTATTATCCTGCCGTATTCAACCGCTCTTTTGACTTCTTCTTCGTTGTGCGTTTCAACAAGCACATCAAGTCCGATACTGTCTGCCAAAGCGTGAAACTTCTTGTATTCCGCATCAGTCAGTGCCGCCAATATAAGCAAAATTGCGTCCGCACCGTACAGTTTAGCCTCATATATCTGATACTCGTCAACCGTAAAATCCTTGCGAAGTACGGGAATGCTGAAATTACTTTTAATATCCTTAACAAATTCTATATTGCCTTTAAAATATTCAGGCTCGGTAAGTACCGACATTGCTTGAATATTGCATTTGTCATATTCTTCGGCAATCTTCATATGGTCAAAATCTCCGCGTATAAGTCCCTTTGACGGCGATGCTTTTTTTATTTCCGCAATAATTGAAACATCATCAATCGACATAAGTCCGTTTTTGAAATTCGGTGCTTTAAGTTCCGCTTTATCCAAAGCCTTTAAAAGCCCACTTGGGCTTAAATTTTCTTTCGCCTTCGCTACTCTGATTTTCGTAGATGCAATAATTTTATCAAGTATCATATCAAATTCCGCAGCCTTTCTTCTTAATTAAATTTCTTAGTTTCAGCCACAAATTCGTTTACTTTATCCATAACATTACCGCTGTCAATAGTCTGTTTTGCGATTTCGACAGCCTCTTTGTATGAATCTGCTTTACCGCCGATATATATACCTGCCGCACTGTTAAGAACGATAATGTCGCGTCTTGCACTCTTTTCGCCGTTAAAAATACTTTTTGCGATTTCGGCATTTTCCTTACCGTCACCGCCGGTAATATCGCTTGCATCCGCATATTCGATACCGTAATCGTGCGGATCGATTTCATACACGACAATCTTACCGTCAATAATTTCGTTTACCAATGTTTTACCCGTAACCGTAATTTCGTCCATACCGTCACTGCCGCAAACAATCATAGCGCGTTTAACGCCCATTTCACTCATTACCTTAGCAAAAACGCTGACTTTTTCAGGTGAGAAAACACCTATAACCTGTCTTGATGCATTTGACGGATTTGAAAGCGGACCAAGCATATTGAATATAGTTCTGATACCGATTTCTTTTCTGATAGGTCCTACATTTTTCATTGCCTTATGGAACTTCATAGCATTCATAAAGCCCATACCTGTTTCATTTATACATTGCTCAACCTGTTTCGGCTCAAGCATAATGTTTGCACCGAGTGCCTCAAGCAAATCGGACGCACCGCTCTTTGAAGATGCAGCTCTGTTACCGTGCTTTGCCACAGTCACACCTGCCGCCGCACAAACAAACATTGATGTTGTCGATATGTTAAACGAATTAGCACCGTCACCGCCCGTTCCGACAAAGTCTATGTACTCATCAGTATCAAGCTTGACGCTGCCGCCCTTTGACTTCATCATTTCCGTACAACCGACAATCTCGTCTACCGTTTCGCCTTTCATGCGAAGTGCCGTCAAAAATGCCGACACCAACACAGGTGACGCTGTACCCTCAAGCATCATATCCATTGCTTTTGCAGCCTCTTCACGCGTAAGATTTTGTCCTTCTGTTACTTTTTTTAATAGTTCTTTCATAATTATAG comes from Hominilimicola fabiformis and encodes:
- a CDS encoding PadR family transcriptional regulator; translation: MIFNINAALLDALVLAIVKKEDTYGYEITRVLKNELDVSESTLYPVLRRLQKDDCLEIYDKEYSGRNRRYYKITDRGRKQLDMYRDEWQNYKATITNIFEGVIDDE
- a CDS encoding RpiB/LacA/LacB family sugar-phosphate isomerase; protein product: MKIALINENSQAAKNGVIVETLKKVVEPLGHEVFNYGMYSADDAEQLTYVQIGILAAILLNSGAADLVITGCGTGEGACLACNAFPGVLCGHVVDPTDAYQFTQVNNGNCIAMPFAKGWGWGAELNLQYVFEKLFVEEWGGGYPKERAVPEQRNAKILNEVKKVTHRDLLDILPNLDQELVKGAVAGKQFKDLFFANCKCDKIAEYVKTIVD
- a CDS encoding alanine/glycine:cation symporter family protein; this translates as MTGEGFKTFGEILNKIDGFVWGVPLIVLIILTGIYLTIRVRGLQVRHLGKALKFMVKNEEGGEGEVTSFGALCTALSATIGTGNIVGVATALAAGGPGALFWMIVAAFFGMATKYTEGFLAIKYRTIDEEGHVLGGPFYYIENGMGKKWKWLAKIFAFFGVCVGLMGIGTFTQVNGIASAVTNFFDPNTSWAIHLFGRDISWVVVIAGLIVTVCTALVIIGGIKRIANVSQVVVPFMAVLYVVFAVLLLLCNVTKIPDAIVQIVQGAFGYGDGIQGIRAVAGGVLGAMMAAMQNGVARGIFSNEAGLGSAPIAAAAAKTKDTVRQGLVSMTGTFIDTIVICTMTGLAIVIAGSWANPDLKGVAITTVAFQSGLPFPSVVSSFVLMICLAFFAFTTILGWDYYSERCLEYLSNRNKTVVKVYRWIYVLAVFIGPYLTVAAVWTIADIFNGLMAIPNVIALIALSGVVAKETRDYFKEFDRLSK
- a CDS encoding zinc-ribbon domain containing protein — encoded protein: MYEDKTLVCKDCGKEFTFSAGEQEFYAEKGFENEPQRCKECRQARKNSMRQNKEMYEIVCASCGKVDKVPFEPRNDKPVYCSECFAKQNN
- the sigH gene encoding RNA polymerase sporulation sigma factor SigH; this encodes MTVLETERKNLKTLSDEELVKAAQNGDNEALEAILSRYKNLVYAKSKPYFLAGADDDDIIQEGLIGLYKAVMDFDGDRFPFFKVFAGVCVTRHIITAVKAASRKKHLPLNSYVSLDKNTYDDDSDTTLLDIIAFSELQDPEAILIDRENMDGMEYKINKVLSKLETEVLVYYLEGLSYQEIAEKLGKDTKAVDNAVQRIKKKLESTLREGNEGIY
- a CDS encoding inorganic diphosphatase, with translation MSNIWHDINPRRISPEKFMAVIEIPKGVKNKYEMDKETGLLRLDRVLYTSTHYPANYGFIPRTYAADNDPLDVLVLCQESIVPMTLVECYPIGVMKMIDDDQVDEKIIAIPFNDPSYAEFKDINQLPQHTFSEISHFFRVYKSLEGKETVVNEVLGPDEAKEVIKNCIAAYKDMYC
- a CDS encoding copper amine oxidase N-terminal domain-containing protein translates to MKLKKTVSAVLAGAMLLGTSAFAKDNIYAYNKFISTVIGPQVGYCDFAASFAGHENEYDNVNNYFSGLISAFYDDIDMDFDNELITVESSGVSVYQGSENGVTFLGSIDTDLIANYGNSYANVFTIPVGNKKYIGVETFSSVDTTYLLQMYMLDPDTDELQPKVKIEKTVNEDGREENVWANGKTYYSYTLGEGLQTVMNPDNYKDSVAAARAALTESNIPDAFVASYDRMWFGDDKNNTDNLTQNQISNRDNLKDQDDFRISHIESNASQKSYIRAKGVRFDEKPVVLFEDYSSLSELSKKPDIVTVVLDGQTLQFPTQDPVIKNDSTLVPMRTIFEALNAEVEWVDENGVQQIIAKTADKTITMTINSKEFYVNGEKQPELNEPAQLMNDKTMVPLRAVSESLDCTVEWDQETKTVIIQSKK
- the trpA gene encoding tryptophan synthase subunit alpha, producing MNRIDERFAKVKADGRKALITFLTVGDPNMEVSEKAIYTMQEEGVDLIELGVPFSDPAADGPVIQRADERALAQGVDIFKVFELVRKIRNNVEVPMVFLLYYNVMVQYGIEKFFKRCQETGVDGLIIPDLPYEESDEIKEYTEKYGVYQISLVSPTSKDRIKNIAKDAKGFLYCISSLGVTGEKSSFVTNFDEFVGTIKKYTDVPACVGFGVSNGRQVKELTKYFDGAIVGSAIVKSIATGESVEERINNLRAKIKDLKSGL
- a CDS encoding phosphoribosylanthranilate isomerase, translated to MEIKICGIRRKEDIDIINKYKPDYIGFIFAKSKREVTPETVAEITKNLDKDIKKVGVFVNATYEKINEAVQAAKLDVVQLHGDENDEYISNLDCKCEIWKAVRVRDGEDIYDVKGVDRLLLDKYTDKEYGGSGQTFDWHGSGSIKTDKPIMLAGGIKTENVIEGINIFKPVGVDISSSVETDGFKDEQKIKKFIETVRSYENE
- the trpC gene encoding indole-3-glycerol phosphate synthase TrpC, coding for MILDKIIASTKIRVAKAKENLSPSGLLKALDKAELKAPNFKNGLMSIDDVSIIAEIKKASPSKGLIRGDFDHMKIAEEYDKCNIQAMSVLTEPEYFKGNIEFVKDIKSNFSIPVLRKDFTVDEYQIYEAKLYGADAILLILAALTDAEYKKFHALADSIGLDVLVETHNEEEVKRAVEYGRIIGVNNRNLQTFDEDITTCERLLPLIPDGKVKVAESAIRKHSDFEYLRGLKFDAALIGEAFMREKDIKKAVDNLRYGN
- the trpD gene encoding anthranilate phosphoribosyltransferase: MKELLKKVTEGQNLTREEAAKAMDMMLEGTASPVLVSAFLTALRMKGETVDEIVGCTEMMKSKGGSVKLDTDEYIDFVGTGGDGANSFNISTTSMFVCAAAGVTVAKHGNRAASSKSGASDLLEALGANIMLEPKQVEQCINETGMGFMNAMKFHKAMKNVGPIRKEIGIRTIFNMLGPLSNPSNASRQVIGVFSPEKVSVFAKVMSEMGVKRAMIVCGSDGMDEITVTGKTLVNEIIDGKIVVYEIDPHDYGIEYADASDITGGDGKENAEIAKSIFNGEKSARRDIIVLNSAAGIYIGGKADSYKEAVEIAKQTIDSGNVMDKVNEFVAETKKFN